The following are from one region of the Channa argus isolate prfri chromosome 6, Channa argus male v1.0, whole genome shotgun sequence genome:
- the LOC137128372 gene encoding protein phosphatase 1 regulatory subunit 14A-like isoform X2: MAANRVGRRVNKMCGNQSPGRDPGPNQQRRQARVTVKYNRRELQRRLDTEKWLDCGLDQLYRGREMPDEVNIDELLDLKTDEERMHKLKEILGSCNSNTEGFISELLVKLQGLQKQEDLHNDGIDLPQLHIYPTRSGSADREVLP; encoded by the exons ATGGCAGCGAACCGGGTGGGACGGCGGGTGAATAAGATGTGTGGTAACCAGTCACCGGGTCGGGATCCAGGTCCAAACCAGCAGCGACGTCAGGCCCGGGTCACCGTCAAGTACAACCGGAGGGAGCTCCAGCGGCGGTTGGACACGGAGAAGTGGCTCGACTGTGGACTGGACCAGCTGTACAGGGGCCGG GAGATGCCAGACGAGGTGAACATCGATGAACTGTTGGACCTGAAGACGGACGAGGAGAGGATGCACAAACTGAAG GAGATTCTTGGCTCGTGTAACAGCAACACAGag GGGTTCATCAGTGAGCTGCTGGTGAAGCTGCAGGGTTTACAGAAGCAGGAGGACCTGCACAACGATGGCATTGACCTCCCTCAGCTGCACATCTACCCCACCCGCTCCGGATCAGCCGACAGGGAGGTGCTGCCCTAG
- the LOC137128372 gene encoding protein phosphatase 1 regulatory subunit 14A-like isoform X1 — protein sequence MAANRVGRRVNKMCGNQSPGRDPGPNQQRRQARVTVKYNRRELQRRLDTEKWLDCGLDQLYRGREQEMPDEVNIDELLDLKTDEERMHKLKEILGSCNSNTEGFISELLVKLQGLQKQEDLHNDGIDLPQLHIYPTRSGSADREVLP from the exons ATGGCAGCGAACCGGGTGGGACGGCGGGTGAATAAGATGTGTGGTAACCAGTCACCGGGTCGGGATCCAGGTCCAAACCAGCAGCGACGTCAGGCCCGGGTCACCGTCAAGTACAACCGGAGGGAGCTCCAGCGGCGGTTGGACACGGAGAAGTGGCTCGACTGTGGACTGGACCAGCTGTACAGGGGCCGG GAGCAGGAGATGCCAGACGAGGTGAACATCGATGAACTGTTGGACCTGAAGACGGACGAGGAGAGGATGCACAAACTGAAG GAGATTCTTGGCTCGTGTAACAGCAACACAGag GGGTTCATCAGTGAGCTGCTGGTGAAGCTGCAGGGTTTACAGAAGCAGGAGGACCTGCACAACGATGGCATTGACCTCCCTCAGCTGCACATCTACCCCACCCGCTCCGGATCAGCCGACAGGGAGGTGCTGCCCTAG